From Cervus canadensis isolate Bull #8, Minnesota chromosome 28, ASM1932006v1, whole genome shotgun sequence, one genomic window encodes:
- the LOC122430150 gene encoding EMI domain-containing protein 1-like encodes MRSAAGGSSRPPRLPLSQLSPAPLTTTSGCPDPTCPLWISGGQGGIVSAWSPDRLNGTAFSRGSPSPPRPGDPGVRGEGDMKITTAGHLAQVHTFVGGGILGWRGRRGQGAFAGPERAQALLRPSACPGRRRPRWPAGPPPTAHREADPAHPEAAAGARLSAEGRGRPLVVEPLRYSSLPLSTPPYCPPHSSSQRGTHPGPQQPPARPTPHPRSLLRSRPYAAAKGVF; translated from the exons ATGAGAAGCGCTGCCGGAGGGTCCTCCCGGCCACCCCGCCTGCCTCTGTCCCAGCTCAGCCCCGCACCTCTCACTACAACAAGT GGTTGCCCTGACCCCACCTGCCCACTGTGGATTTCAGGAGGACAGGGAGGAATCGTTTCTGCTTGGTCTCCGGACAGGTTAAATGGAACTGCCTTCAGCAGAGGCAGCCCCAGCCCTCCGCGACCCGGGGATCCGGGGGTGCGGGGTGAGGGGGACATGAAAATAACCACTGCTGGGCATCTGGCCCAGGTGCACACCTTTGTGGGCGGGGGCATCCTCGGATGGCGGGGCCGTCGAGGCCAGGGCGCATTTGCGGGGCCTGAGCGCGCACAGGCCCTGCTGAGGCCAAGCGCCTGCCCCGGCCGCCGTCGCCCACGGTGGCCGGCAGGCCCTCCTCCGACTGCACACCGCGAGGCTGACCCTGCCCACCcggaggcggcggcgggggcCCGGCTGAGCGCCGAGGGCCGGGGGCGCCCCCTGGTGGTCGAGCCCCTCCGGTACTCCTCACTGCCGCTTTCAACGCCGCCCTACTGCCCTCCTCACAGCAGCAGCCAGCGAGGAACTCACCCCGGACCCCAGCAACCTCCTGCGCGGCCCACGCCTCACCCCCGCTCACTCCTACGGTCTCGTCCCTATGCAGCCGCCAAGggggtcttttaa